The following proteins come from a genomic window of Actinomycetota bacterium:
- a CDS encoding GntR family transcriptional regulator, with protein MHALRSPSEDEPRPLDRSSPLPLWAQLLSELERRHAAGAFASQFPTDKELTESYAVSRQTVRDAVRKLGDRIGLDRQRGRGTFVRAEFQQPVGALYSLFQAIEAQGVEQRSLVLAKDLRQDAVAAEDLGISADATVVYLERLRLAGGLPLAMDRIWLPADLAEAVLAADFDHAALYDELWSRCGVRPSRGEEHIRPVVPEPEEAHALGIEAGGAAFSVERRTWVGDRLLERRHTLVRGDRYAFVTSWATGGPHAAGAQLSLVGDGRLGS; from the coding sequence GTGCACGCACTACGCAGCCCGAGCGAGGACGAGCCCCGGCCCCTGGACCGGTCCAGCCCCCTGCCGTTGTGGGCGCAACTCTTGAGTGAGCTCGAGCGCCGCCATGCAGCAGGTGCCTTCGCCAGTCAGTTCCCGACCGACAAGGAGCTGACCGAGAGCTATGCGGTGAGTCGCCAGACGGTGCGCGACGCCGTACGCAAGCTCGGCGACCGGATCGGTCTCGACCGCCAGCGGGGCCGGGGCACCTTTGTGCGCGCCGAGTTCCAGCAGCCGGTGGGCGCCCTGTACAGCCTCTTCCAGGCGATCGAGGCGCAGGGTGTCGAGCAGCGCAGCCTGGTGCTGGCCAAGGACCTGCGCCAGGATGCGGTTGCCGCTGAGGATCTGGGCATAAGCGCCGACGCCACGGTGGTCTACCTGGAGCGGCTCCGCCTGGCGGGGGGGCTACCCCTGGCAATGGACCGGATCTGGCTACCGGCGGATCTGGCCGAGGCGGTCCTGGCCGCGGACTTCGACCACGCCGCCTTGTACGACGAACTGTGGAGCCGGTGCGGTGTGCGCCCGAGCCGGGGTGAGGAACACATTCGACCGGTGGTCCCTGAACCGGAGGAAGCCCACGCCCTCGGTATAGAGGCGGGGGGCGCGGCGTTCAGTGTCGAGCGGCGCACGTGGGTGGGCGACCGCCTGCTCGAGCGGCGCCACACGCTGGTCCGGGGGGACCGCTACGCCTTCGTCACCTCGTGGGCCACCGGCGGCCCGCATGCGGCCGGGGCGCAGCTATCCCTTGTCGGCGACGGCCGGCTCGGTTCGTGA
- a CDS encoding sulfite exporter TauE/SafE family protein — MASEVGVLGGGVAVGMLFGLFGVGGSSFATPVLALLGVPPFYAVASALPAALPSAASGAVGYLRRGEVNWRVVGLSVAGGLPMTVLGALASPHVGGHSLLVASGVVLVIVGLRVLRPISPATLRHGFRRLSNPWFVVGGAASVGLFTGLLANGGGFLLVPLYLLVLGLPMRTSSGTSLAVIAALSIPTLVTHWALGHVNWPVAAAFAAGSIPAAYLGGMLAQHFKNDRLRVAFGCIVVTFAVYFLFTQITRR; from the coding sequence ATGGCCTCCGAGGTCGGCGTGCTCGGAGGGGGGGTGGCCGTGGGCATGCTCTTCGGCCTCTTCGGGGTGGGTGGCTCGTCGTTCGCCACGCCTGTCCTCGCCCTGCTCGGCGTGCCCCCGTTCTACGCCGTCGCCTCCGCCCTGCCCGCAGCCCTGCCTTCCGCGGCCTCGGGAGCGGTGGGCTACCTGCGCCGCGGGGAGGTGAACTGGCGGGTGGTCGGCCTCTCGGTGGCCGGCGGTCTGCCGATGACCGTGCTGGGGGCACTGGCCTCGCCGCACGTAGGGGGCCATAGCCTGCTCGTGGCCTCGGGGGTGGTGCTGGTCATCGTGGGCCTGCGGGTCCTGCGGCCCATCTCCCCGGCCACGCTGCGCCACGGTTTCCGGCGGCTCAGCAATCCCTGGTTCGTGGTCGGGGGCGCGGCCAGCGTCGGGCTGTTCACGGGTCTGTTGGCCAACGGGGGTGGCTTCTTGCTGGTGCCCCTCTACCTGTTGGTGCTCGGGCTGCCGATGCGCACGTCGTCGGGGACCAGCCTGGCGGTGATCGCGGCCTTGTCGATACCCACGCTGGTCACGCACTGGGCCCTCGGCCACGTGAATTGGCCTGTGGCGGCAGCCTTCGCCGCCGGCTCCATCCCTGCCGCCTACCTGGGCGGAATGCTGGCCCAACACTTCAAGAATGACCGCCTCCGGGTTGCCTTCGGCTGCATAGTGGTCACCTTCGCTGTGTACTTCCTGTTCACCCAAATTACCCGCCGCTAG
- a CDS encoding methyltransferase — MVRTGVPVVQETFEVPENPFWEELVPAIAPSAVPAARIAAERLRLADAGEISILDVGGGSGIYSAIWLMVNRAARSTQLDWPRVNAIARRFVAERGAADRFTCIDGDFHTTDFGTRAYDVCVYSGIAHQEGPEDNVAIFTKFRQALRPGGTLVVSDFVVDNARSGPPFALVFGADMLLKTRHGATWRRADYEAWLAQAGFTDVSFQPTPSAVTLIFAR, encoded by the coding sequence GTGGTCCGGACCGGGGTCCCGGTGGTGCAGGAGACCTTCGAGGTGCCCGAGAACCCCTTCTGGGAGGAGCTGGTACCAGCCATCGCCCCATCAGCAGTTCCGGCGGCGCGGATCGCTGCCGAGAGGCTCCGCCTGGCGGACGCGGGCGAGATCTCGATCCTGGACGTGGGCGGCGGCTCGGGCATCTACTCGGCGATCTGGCTCATGGTCAACCGGGCAGCCCGCTCCACGCAACTGGACTGGCCGCGGGTCAATGCCATCGCTCGCCGGTTCGTGGCGGAGCGCGGCGCCGCCGACCGCTTCACCTGCATCGACGGTGACTTTCACACCACCGATTTCGGCACGCGGGCGTATGACGTCTGCGTGTACTCCGGCATCGCCCACCAGGAGGGACCGGAGGACAACGTGGCGATCTTCACCAAGTTCCGGCAGGCCCTCAGGCCGGGAGGCACGCTGGTCGTCAGCGACTTCGTGGTTGACAACGCTCGGAGCGGCCCGCCCTTCGCACTGGTCTTCGGCGCCGACATGCTGCTCAAGACCAGGCACGGGGCAACGTGGCGGCGAGCCGACTACGAGGCGTGGCTCGCCCAGGCCGGCTTCACTGACGTGTCGTTCCAGCCCACGCCGTCTGCCGTGACGCTCATCTTCGCCCGGTAG
- a CDS encoding nuclear transport factor 2 family protein, whose protein sequence is MGITNREAFERGTDAFNAHDIDGFTEVLADDVVFQGPGGVRGQGKTACAEFYRGFMAAFPDAHVEVHDVHFFEDMALEEGTFSGTHQGVLRVPAGDIPPTGRAVSTDYVQVIRFRDGKHTLFNLMFDRLLMLEQLGLVPAPEPVG, encoded by the coding sequence ATGGGGATCACCAACCGGGAAGCGTTCGAGCGGGGGACCGACGCATTCAACGCCCATGACATCGACGGGTTCACCGAGGTGCTGGCGGACGACGTCGTGTTCCAGGGGCCTGGCGGTGTGCGGGGTCAGGGCAAGACAGCCTGTGCCGAGTTTTACCGGGGCTTCATGGCCGCCTTCCCCGACGCGCATGTCGAGGTGCACGACGTGCACTTCTTCGAGGACATGGCCCTCGAGGAAGGCACCTTCAGCGGGACTCACCAGGGCGTGCTCCGGGTGCCCGCCGGGGACATCCCGCCCACCGGACGGGCCGTCAGCACCGACTACGTCCAGGTCATCCGCTTCCGTGACGGCAAGCACACCCTGTTCAACCTCATGTTCGACCGGCTGTTGATGTTGGAGCAACTGGGCCTCGTGCCCGCGCCCGAGCCCGTCGGATAG
- a CDS encoding LuxR C-terminal-related transcriptional regulator, with protein sequence MSRTERGLHRLPLSRTSFVGRAHELADLAELLTAGHVVTLTGPGGSGKSRLALESAGRLAGMFPDGLVLVELAGVASPELAAPAVAGALGIRGRAGHALSGEIAEAIGDRRLLLLLDNCEHLVAACAHLVQSLIGRCPDVGILSTSRTPLRVAGERVVAVPPLRIAEEAVPLFVDRAQAAQARFALDDASRAAIEVICRRLDGIPLAIELAAPWVAVMHPSELVPLLDRRFDVLKGGARGAAERQRTLWAAVDWSHALLAPEERALYRRLSVFAGGFTRGAAEAVCAPDGLDGGTILAALASLCASSMVVAEPAAAGGTRYRLLETLRAYGLERLEEAGEGDACRARHLDYFTTMAESAHEQRVRGGGRSVVDVLEAERDNVRVALDWGQDHDPDAALGLAGTLVEDVRRSLFGFQEMEERLRALLGRSDDASARRARALLAAGYMALAAAEDAQGQALAAESCRLYEALGDRWGEAWAHLALGMAAWLVDDLPVALSEYRRSEVLHAELANELGCFRARVRGALARASVSPPPADFLAEFDALVKEGQRLGDAFGTALAHSWWAMLTLGAGPGGPSRAAARSGAPLSAYRSFWQAIELLRPSGDPIIQLPLAGLGACFAESDPDLALRLLGAAEATFRLFGLRRPPVLQRFIGGALDRARMLAGEPRATLAFAAGQELSFDEAVALAGSRIPSGGAYGRTARPGDLTSREEQIAHLVAAGLTNREIAESLVLSVRTVESHIDRILTKLGFHSRSRIAAWLAEEPARRGDP encoded by the coding sequence ATGAGCAGGACCGAGCGGGGGCTGCACCGGCTTCCCCTGTCCCGCACGTCCTTTGTCGGGCGGGCCCATGAGCTCGCCGACCTCGCCGAGCTCCTCACCGCCGGGCACGTGGTGACCCTCACCGGGCCTGGCGGGTCGGGCAAGTCCCGCCTCGCCCTGGAGTCCGCTGGCCGGCTGGCGGGGATGTTCCCGGATGGGCTCGTGCTGGTGGAGCTCGCCGGGGTCGCCTCCCCGGAGTTGGCCGCCCCAGCGGTCGCCGGTGCCCTCGGCATCCGGGGCCGGGCCGGGCACGCGCTCTCCGGCGAGATCGCCGAGGCCATCGGAGACCGCAGGCTCCTGCTGCTCCTGGACAACTGCGAGCACCTCGTTGCTGCCTGCGCCCACCTGGTCCAGTCGTTGATCGGGCGGTGCCCGGACGTGGGGATCCTCTCCACCAGCCGGACTCCCCTGCGGGTCGCAGGAGAGCGGGTGGTCGCCGTCCCTCCCCTGCGGATCGCCGAGGAGGCCGTTCCCCTGTTCGTCGACCGGGCCCAGGCCGCCCAGGCCCGGTTCGCCCTCGACGACGCCAGCCGCGCCGCCATCGAGGTGATCTGCCGGCGGCTGGACGGCATACCGCTGGCCATCGAGCTGGCGGCGCCCTGGGTGGCGGTGATGCATCCCTCCGAGCTGGTGCCCCTGCTCGATCGCCGGTTCGACGTGCTCAAGGGCGGCGCCCGGGGGGCCGCCGAGCGCCAGCGGACGCTCTGGGCGGCAGTCGACTGGAGCCATGCGCTGCTCGCGCCCGAGGAACGGGCGCTCTACCGGCGGCTGAGCGTGTTCGCCGGTGGCTTCACCCGCGGGGCCGCCGAGGCGGTCTGCGCCCCGGATGGCTTGGATGGGGGGACCATCCTCGCCGCCCTGGCGTCCTTGTGCGCCTCGTCGATGGTGGTGGCCGAGCCGGCGGCCGCGGGTGGCACGCGCTACCGGCTGCTCGAGACACTCCGGGCCTACGGGCTCGAGCGCCTCGAGGAGGCAGGCGAGGGGGATGCCTGCCGGGCCCGCCATCTGGACTACTTCACCACCATGGCGGAGTCGGCCCATGAGCAACGGGTTCGCGGGGGCGGCCGCTCGGTGGTCGACGTGCTGGAGGCCGAGCGGGACAACGTTCGGGTGGCGTTGGACTGGGGGCAGGATCACGACCCCGACGCCGCCCTGGGGCTCGCGGGCACGCTGGTCGAGGACGTCCGCCGCTCGCTGTTCGGCTTCCAGGAGATGGAGGAGCGCCTGCGGGCGCTGCTGGGTCGGTCCGACGACGCCTCGGCTCGCCGGGCACGGGCGCTGCTGGCCGCGGGCTACATGGCGTTGGCTGCTGCCGAGGACGCCCAGGGTCAGGCCCTCGCCGCCGAGAGTTGCCGGCTCTACGAGGCGCTGGGTGACCGCTGGGGGGAGGCCTGGGCCCACCTAGCACTGGGCATGGCCGCCTGGCTGGTGGACGACCTGCCCGTCGCCCTGTCCGAGTACCGGCGCAGCGAGGTGCTGCACGCCGAGCTGGCCAACGAGCTGGGGTGCTTCCGGGCCCGGGTGCGGGGGGCGTTGGCCAGGGCATCGGTCTCGCCGCCGCCGGCCGATTTCCTCGCGGAGTTCGACGCGCTCGTCAAGGAGGGACAGCGTCTGGGCGATGCGTTCGGCACCGCCCTGGCCCACAGCTGGTGGGCGATGCTCACCCTCGGCGCCGGTCCCGGGGGGCCCAGTCGGGCGGCTGCACGGAGCGGCGCGCCCCTGTCGGCATACCGGAGCTTCTGGCAGGCGATCGAGTTGCTGCGCCCGAGTGGTGATCCCATCATCCAGCTCCCTCTCGCCGGCCTGGGAGCCTGTTTTGCCGAGTCCGATCCCGATCTGGCCCTGCGCCTCCTCGGAGCGGCGGAGGCGACCTTCCGCCTGTTCGGCCTGCGCCGGCCACCCGTGCTCCAGCGATTCATCGGCGGGGCGCTTGACCGAGCGCGGATGCTGGCCGGTGAGCCCCGGGCGACGCTTGCCTTCGCCGCCGGACAGGAGCTGTCGTTCGACGAGGCAGTTGCCCTCGCCGGGTCTCGTATTCCCAGTGGCGGGGCCTATGGCAGGACCGCCCGGCCCGGGGACCTGACCAGCCGTGAGGAGCAGATTGCCCACCTCGTGGCGGCGGGGCTGACCAACCGGGAGATCGCCGAGTCCCTCGTACTCTCCGTGCGCACGGTCGAGAGCCACATTGACCGCATCCTCACGAAGCTGGGGTTCCACAGTCGATCCCGCATCGCCGCCTGGCTGGCCGAGGAGCCGGCCAGGAGGGGAGATCCGTAG
- a CDS encoding FAD-dependent oxidoreductase, giving the protein MSREPVVVVGAGPTGLLLAAELARRGTQVRILERAGSPSQESRANGIHSRTLETLDRLGIARELVALGNPIAAFNIISGGRPILHVDFSRLDGPFPCALIVPQYQTQAVLERYLWSLGVGVERGVEVRRLRQGGDRVVLTTSAGDVEASHVVGCDGAHSTVRHELGLPFEGQGYGQDWLGTDVQVDWEYPSTETHIFASPAGVLGCFPFGGGRWRVMVAQVANRPEERARPGLEEIRELVARRGPAGMRIGDPTWLGAFRASRRSAPRYRVGRVFLAGDAVHIHSPAAGQGMNTGLGDAANLGWKLALVAGGQACDALLDTYEQERAPVARQVIALTHSLVQVFGAKAFRSPAGRRVRDQLLPRCTAEPHAASAIARRFSQQHVSYRGSRLAAGTSRGPVRAGDRAPDVPGWSPAGGASFFDVFQHGGHTLLVAGDRLPGPAISDLYPGLPEDSRAVVVPPGGPAAARYGLRAGWVCLVRPDGYVAYRGPGAGSGGYLEGYLAPAIPSAAGSSGPAPAPDGAASRP; this is encoded by the coding sequence ATGTCCAGGGAACCGGTTGTCGTTGTGGGGGCGGGACCGACCGGGTTGCTGCTCGCGGCCGAACTGGCTCGCCGTGGGACGCAGGTCCGCATCCTCGAGCGGGCCGGGTCACCTTCGCAGGAGTCCCGGGCTAACGGGATCCACTCCCGGACGCTGGAGACCTTGGACCGGCTCGGGATCGCCCGGGAGCTGGTCGCCCTCGGCAACCCGATCGCTGCGTTCAACATCATCTCGGGGGGCCGCCCCATCCTCCACGTCGACTTCTCCCGGCTCGATGGTCCGTTCCCGTGCGCCCTTATCGTGCCCCAGTACCAGACGCAGGCGGTTCTGGAGCGGTACCTGTGGTCACTGGGAGTCGGCGTCGAACGAGGGGTGGAGGTCCGGCGCCTGCGCCAGGGCGGCGACCGGGTGGTGCTCACCACCTCGGCCGGTGACGTGGAGGCCTCGCACGTGGTCGGGTGCGACGGCGCGCACAGCACGGTGCGCCACGAGCTCGGCCTGCCCTTCGAGGGGCAGGGGTATGGGCAGGACTGGCTGGGCACCGACGTCCAAGTCGATTGGGAGTACCCAAGCACGGAGACCCACATCTTCGCCAGCCCCGCGGGCGTACTGGGTTGCTTCCCCTTCGGCGGCGGGAGGTGGCGGGTGATGGTGGCCCAGGTGGCGAACCGCCCCGAGGAGCGGGCGAGGCCGGGCCTTGAGGAGATCCGGGAGCTGGTCGCCCGCCGGGGACCGGCGGGTATGCGCATCGGCGACCCGACCTGGCTGGGGGCCTTCCGTGCTTCCCGGCGCTCCGCCCCCCGCTACCGGGTCGGCCGGGTGTTCTTGGCCGGGGATGCCGTCCACATCCACAGCCCGGCCGCCGGCCAGGGCATGAACACGGGGCTCGGCGATGCGGCGAACCTCGGCTGGAAGCTGGCCCTGGTGGCCGGCGGGCAGGCGTGCGACGCCCTGCTGGATACCTACGAGCAGGAGCGGGCGCCGGTGGCCCGCCAGGTGATCGCGCTCACCCATTCGCTGGTCCAGGTGTTCGGCGCCAAGGCGTTCCGCTCGCCGGCCGGACGGCGGGTCCGGGACCAGCTGCTGCCCCGCTGCACCGCCGAGCCGCACGCCGCATCCGCCATTGCCCGGCGCTTCTCCCAGCAGCACGTGAGCTACCGCGGCAGCCGCCTCGCCGCCGGCACCAGCCGGGGGCCGGTGCGGGCCGGCGACCGGGCACCGGACGTTCCCGGGTGGTCTCCGGCGGGCGGAGCATCCTTCTTCGACGTGTTCCAGCATGGCGGCCATACGCTGCTCGTTGCGGGGGACCGGCTTCCGGGACCGGCGATCAGTGACCTGTACCCGGGCCTGCCCGAGGACAGCCGCGCGGTCGTCGTGCCGCCCGGCGGCCCGGCTGCAGCCCGGTACGGGCTGCGAGCGGGGTGGGTCTGCCTGGTCCGCCCGGATGGCTATGTCGCCTACCGGGGCCCCGGTGCCGGGTCCGGGGGATACCTCGAGGGATATCTCGCCCCGGCGATTCCCTCGGCGGCAGGGTCATCGGGGCCTGCTCCCGCCCCAGACGGGGCAGCGAGCAGGCCCTGA
- a CDS encoding MBL fold metallo-hydrolase produces MDVVTIETPALGDRSYLVHDGEAALVIDPQRDIDRMMEAAEAAGVRYTHVAETHIHNDYVSGGLDLARRTGAAYVIPDGNDVAFEHRAVHNGDVIRVGRLQVRVMATPGHTRHHAAYLVSEPGQPAALFSGGSLLYGTVGRTDLLGPEATQELTRAQYRSVRRLAAELEDDVAVWPTHGFGSFCSSAPSSGAATATMGRERATNMALTIPDEETFVARLLDGLTAYPRYYTHMAPMNQAGPAPFALQAPEPLDGEGLRRRIREGGWVVDLAERRLFSGGHVPGTISVELGDSFATYLGWVVPWGRPITLVGDSMSQVNKAQRALARIGIDDLDGAATGPRLALAAGTSLAHYPAADFPELARASQTVSRTGVPAPMVLDVRRDDERARGWIEGSLHVPLQDLPDSIAGLPADTLWVHCASGFRASIAASILDRAGHPVVLVDDHWAHAARSGLAIAGPGKGSPK; encoded by the coding sequence GTGGACGTGGTGACGATCGAGACTCCGGCACTCGGGGACCGCAGCTACCTGGTCCACGACGGTGAAGCCGCGCTGGTCATCGACCCCCAGCGCGACATCGACCGGATGATGGAGGCCGCGGAGGCCGCCGGGGTGCGCTACACGCATGTTGCTGAGACCCACATCCATAATGACTACGTCAGCGGCGGCCTCGATCTCGCCCGCCGCACGGGGGCGGCGTACGTGATTCCGGACGGCAACGACGTTGCATTCGAGCACCGGGCTGTGCATAACGGCGACGTGATCCGTGTCGGTCGCCTGCAAGTGCGGGTCATGGCCACCCCTGGTCACACCCGCCACCATGCCGCCTACCTCGTGTCGGAGCCCGGGCAGCCCGCCGCCCTGTTTAGCGGTGGGTCGCTGCTGTACGGCACGGTTGGGCGCACAGACCTCCTCGGCCCGGAGGCCACCCAGGAACTGACCCGTGCCCAGTACCGCTCGGTGCGCCGGTTGGCCGCAGAACTGGAGGACGACGTCGCCGTGTGGCCCACCCACGGGTTCGGCAGCTTCTGTTCGTCGGCGCCATCCTCGGGGGCAGCGACGGCCACGATGGGCCGGGAACGCGCCACCAACATGGCGCTCACCATCCCCGATGAGGAGACCTTCGTGGCGCGGCTGCTGGATGGCCTGACCGCGTACCCCCGGTATTACACCCACATGGCTCCGATGAACCAGGCCGGGCCGGCCCCCTTCGCCCTGCAGGCCCCTGAACCGCTCGATGGCGAGGGCCTGCGTCGCCGTATCCGGGAGGGAGGCTGGGTCGTCGACCTCGCCGAGCGCCGGCTCTTCAGCGGCGGCCACGTGCCCGGGACCATCTCCGTCGAGCTGGGCGATTCGTTCGCCACCTATCTCGGCTGGGTGGTGCCCTGGGGCCGGCCGATCACCCTCGTCGGCGACTCGATGTCCCAGGTGAACAAGGCGCAGCGTGCCCTCGCCCGCATCGGGATCGACGACCTCGATGGCGCGGCAACCGGCCCTCGGCTAGCCCTGGCCGCGGGCACATCGCTCGCCCACTACCCGGCAGCGGATTTCCCTGAGCTCGCCCGCGCCTCGCAGACGGTCTCCCGGACGGGAGTCCCCGCCCCGATGGTTCTCGACGTGCGGCGCGACGACGAGCGTGCCCGGGGTTGGATCGAGGGATCCCTCCACGTTCCTCTCCAGGATCTCCCGGACAGCATCGCCGGACTGCCCGCCGATACCCTCTGGGTTCACTGCGCCAGCGGATTCCGGGCCAGCATCGCCGCTAGCATTCTCGACCGCGCCGGGCACCCGGTGGTGCTGGTCGATGACCACTGGGCGCACGCCGCCCGGAGCGGGTTGGCCATCGCCGGGCCTGGGAAAGGATCACCGAAGTGA